The window AAACTCGACCGCCTTGGTCATTGAGTCTTCACACTCCAGCATCGTCATTTCAGGGTCCATGGACATAGCAGTATCGGGTAAAAAATTGCAGAAAGAGGAGTCTAGGATGCCCGCCAGTCCGGCGTGTGTCCACTGCGGAGTTTGGATGAGGAAGTCATCGCCGCCCCACGCCAAAGGCAAAAATGATCCCATTTCAAGCCATGACCGGAGTCTGGCTTGAAATGGGCACGAAAAAACAAGGATCACACCTTGCCGTTCGCATTCACCAGAGTGCCCATCGGCTCACCAATGAGGGCGCGGCGGATGTTGTCCTGCTCGTTCATGCTGAAGACGATGATCGGCATGTTGTTTTCCATGCAGAGTGAAAATGCCGTCGCATCCATCACCTTGAGCTGTTTCGTCAGGCACTCGTGGAAGCTGATGTTGTCATAGCGCACCGCGTCCGGGTTCTTGTTCGGGTCGGAGCAGTAGATGCCATCCACCTTGGTAGCCTTGAAAACGCAGTCGGCCCCGATTTCGCTGGCACGCAGCGCGGCCGTGGTATCGGTGGAAAAGAAGGGGTTGCCTGTGCCTGCGGCAAAGATCACCACACGGCCCAATTCCAGGTGGCGCATGGCCACGCGGCGGATGAAGGGCTCGGCCACGTTTTTCATCTCGATGGCGCTCTGCACGCGTGTCGGCACATCCATGGCCTCCAGCATGGACTGCACCGCCAGGGAATTCATCACCGTGGCCAGCATGCCCATGTAGTCCGCCGTGGCTCGCTCCATGCCTTTGTTGCTAGCACTGACGCCACGCCAGAAGTTGCCACCGCCGACGACGAGGGCGATTTCCAAGCCTGTCTGGTGGGCGGCTTTGATCTGGGCCGCGATGTCCTCCACAATTGGAGGCGAAATGTTATCGGTGCTGCCGGGCTCCCGAAGAGCCTCACCGCTGAGTTTGAGAAGTACGCGCCTGAATTTCCGGTTGCCTGTGTGATCGCCCATGTAGGTGTTGATTTGGCCCGTCATACATGAAGTGCAAGGGGATGCAAAGATATTTCCAGGAGTACGGGGATGTTTAGGGCAGTTTGACCGACTAAACGGAGACCTCAATGGCCTCACACTTTTCCCGCCAGCCGGGGAAACTCCACACATTCGGAAATCCGGAGCATTGCAGCGGCTTCACCTTCTGGATCCGGCAGGTGTTCAGCCCATCCAGAAACAAACACTCGCCATTGGGCTTATCAATGATGGAAAGCCCCGTGCGGTTTGCATTGAGGCGAGTGCAATCACGGATGAACTCAGCCTCGTCCATGCCGATGTAGGCAGCAATCGCTGTCGCCTCTTCAGACGTCACATTGACATCTCCGGGCCAGCGGCAGCAGTTGCCGCAGCGCTGGCACTGGTAATAGGGCTTGGATTTGTCAAGAAAGGGCTGTGTGCTCATGAAAACTTTAGCATTCGCACGATTCGTGCGGCGTTTCATAGTACATCGAATGATCCGTCTCTTGCAACGCATGGATGACGCCCAGCCTCGGCATGCCGAAGGCGGCGCGTCAGCCCCCCTCCCTGCCCTGCGCCCGGTCACCCTGCTGGCCGATGCCGATGAGTCTGCTGAAAACGCCCTGGAAGACTGGTCACGCGGTCTGGACTGGGTGCACTGGCTCTTTTCCAGCATCCGGCAGCGGCTTCCAGGCATCTACTTCCACGCCACACCACTGCCACAGCCCAGCCTTTACCCACGGGCACCCATCACCCAGCAGGCCCTGGCCGCCCGTTGGGAAAACTTCACCCAGCAGGAACTGCGCGGCCCATTGGGGCAATGTCTCATCCAGGCCTGGCAGGCAGCGCAGTCGCAGGACCTGCCGCGTCTTCTGGAACTGGATGCTCAACTCTCCGCCACCCTCCCCGCGACCAGCCTCTCCTCCAGCGCCGAGGCAGGCGCACGTCTGCTGCAAGGCACACGCGGTGCCCGTTACCAGGGCATTCTCGGCCGTTACAGTGTAAGCGCGATTCCGGTTTGACCCACGTCCACAGGTGGTTTGACCCACTTTAGGGACTTTTGAGCGGCTTTGAAGCGGCTCTTAAACGAGGCTTTAGGCGTACGGAAGCACTGTGCGGGCCTTGAAAGCGGTCCCCCAGTAGCCGCGATGGAAGAGGCCTGCACGGTCTTTCAGGGTGTCCAGACCGACGGCAGGCGGGTAGCCCACGGTGCAGGTCGTCTGGCCCCGTGCGAAGTCATGCGACACATCCTGGATGATCAGGGCCCCGTGCTCGGTCGGCTCGTCACCGGTCAGCTCGATGCGCTGGCCAGGCTTCAGCTCCAGCCCCATATCCAGGTCATCAAAGGCCACCGTGCCCCGGCCGCGCAGGACGGCGAGCTGCTCATACAGATTCTGCACCAGCGCGGCGTTGCTGAGGTTGTTCAGCTCCAGCGACAGGTCCAGGCTCAACCCCATCACATTCAAGCCGTCCTGTCGCGTTGCGGCCGGATACTTCCCAAAGGCGACCAGCTCCTGGAATCCAGGCAGGTAATCCGCGTTGAATTGGGCATCCCCAACCCGGGCGATAATGCCTGCAGGAATGATCTCATTCAGGGCGGTCACATCCGCCGTTTTCAGGGGGTGTGAACCGAGGGCAAAAACACGCGGCGTCGTGATCGTGGAATCCACACAATACACCTGCGGAATCGCGGGCGTGTAGTCGGTGTAAAACGACGCCGCCGGCACGACGACCAAAGTCTGCTTGATCGCATCCGCCACGCTGATGTCTTCGACCAGGCGCATCTGCGGAAAATACGACGCGCCAAAGGCCACCGTAGGCGCGGCCAAAAGCGTTGGATGGCGATCCAAAACATAGGCAAAAAGCGAGTCGATTTGCTCTTGCACGGAAGTGAGCGACCCCACCCCCACACCCGTCAGCGGAAAGAGGTTAGTCTTACCCGTGATGATGCGCGGGCTAGCCCAGGTGTCAGGGGTAGTTCCAGCATCGTCACCATCGCCCAAAATTCGATCCCCTTCAGCCGTCGAAAAGACCTCCCCGTTTTCGACATAACCATAGGGGGAATACGTCCACGGCTGGCGCGCCAAAGTGCGCCACCAATTCTCCACGCGAAAGGTCGTTGTAAGGCTGTCCGGCTGGTAGCTATGGGAGGGGTCCACCACGTCGCCGGCAAAGACGCAGCGGCCGTTGATCAGGAACCTCACTTTATCGTTGCGCTGCAGCGCCAAAGCCTGGCCGAAAACACGGCTCTGTGAGAGCGTTAAAGCCGATATTTCCCCGTTGCGTTCGATGAGGTTTCTTGGGACCAAATCCAGCGCCTGGCAGGTCACAGGATCAGCGCCATTCACGATGATTTGATAAAGGGGGCTGGTGCTCATTGGGCAGTCCTTTCATTGAACGCTGCAAACTGGCCTTCCAAGCGCTTCAAAGCAGCGTCAAAAGCCTGCTGGTTGGCCGCCACTTTAGCCAGGCCTTGCGTGATCGTTTCAGCCAGGCGCGTCCCCTGTTCGGTGCCTGAGGCTGCGAGGTTTTCGGCGAGCTGTTTCAGCTTTGCTTTTTCCTCTTCGGAAGTGTCATTGTTTTTCAGTCCGGCCGCCGCCTCGTCATAGGCTGCTTTTCGGCTTGCATCGCCCGTGCCTTGCCCCAGTTCACCCAGCGCACCACGGATCTGATCTTCCCCGCTGCGATCATACATTGGCGGGGCATCCGGCTGAGTCGCCTCAGATGGACGATTAGCGGCCTCTTCCTGCTTGCGCTGTGCTTCAGACTGCGACCATGACCTCACACGATCGCGCTCCAATTTGCGTTCGGTATTGGTGATATCGCTACCCTGTTCAATGGCCAGCTTTTCACGGGTGGTTTGATCTTTGGACTTAGCCTCTTCCAAAGCTTTTTCAGCGGCCTTGACGGCATCCTTAGCGGCCTGTTGCTGCTTGCTTGAATCGTAGTCCGGAGTGAGGTCGGAACCGCGCCTTTTAGCTTCGGTTTCAAAGGCGTTTTTATAAGCCTGATCTGCGGCTTCACCACTGAGGCCGAAGGAAGCCTGTTTGCCCACCCCGGAGATCTCCGCAAACTGCCTGGCGCGCTGCATTTCCTCCGCTTCAAGCTGGCGTTTTTTCTGAAGGTCATTTTCAGCGGCCGTAACTCCGCCCCGGCTGATGCTCGCCTGGTCTTCGCGTTGCTGGGTGCGTTCAGCCAGTCGCCGGCGCTCAGCTTCGGCCCGTGCCTTTTGGATGGCCACCGTCTTGTCGGACTGGTTCAGAACCGGGTCCATTTCGATCTGTTGGATGGCGTCCTGTTCATCCTGATCAATGCCCGCCATGTTCGCTTGCCGGCGTGCATTCTCCACGTCCATGAGCTGACTCATGGCCAGCTTGGTTTTGTTCAGGGAAATGGTCAGCTCTTCCAGCCGATTGATAGCGTCGCGAGGCTCTGCCCGATTGATCTCCTTAACCCATTCTTGCCATTGCTTCTGATTGTCAGCGAGGGCCATTTCTGCCCCTCTCATCACGTCTTTCAACCGGCCAGGGAAAGACCAGGATTCGATGCCTGTGGCCTCGCCCAGCCGCTGCCAGGTCTTATCCCAATAATCAGACCAGGAACCGCCATTGGCCCAATGCTCCAAGCCCTTCATGATCTCATCACCGATCATCTTGCCAAACTGCCACGCGCCCGCCGCGCCGGCGGCGGCTCCAGCGCCTTGCAGGATGTTGCCGCTCAGCACCTTGTCCAGCCCCTGGTTGAGGGTGTCTTTCAGCCCACCTGTAGCGCCAGCGCCGGCATCGCTACCGCCGCCGCTTTTGCCCTTCTCAACCTCTTCCCGTGTCCGGGCCAGCATCTCCTTGACCTTGGCGAAACGATCCTCCAGATCCTTCCCCGTTTGGGTCAGCTTGTTGGAGGCGGTTTCAGCGGCTTTTGAAACGCCTTCAATGGCCTTTTCAGTGGTCTTAATAGGCGCGATCTGTGCCTCTGATTTCAGAGTCACATTGATCGAGTAGCTGCGTTGTTCAGCCATGTTATTCGGAGGCTTTAGCCTGGTCCCAGGCGGTCTTATAGCAGAAGCCGTAACCGACCATGATCTGGCGGAAACGCAGCGTTGAGATCTCGTGGAGATTGCCCTCGCTGTCCGCGATCTTTTGCGGCGTCGTGTTGCTGATCAGCCCCAGATCCAGCGCCTCGCGCACCAGCGCCAGCATCTGGGTGAACTGCAGACGATCGCGATCGGCCAAGCTCAGGGTGAAGCCTTCCGGCTGCACCAGGTAACCGGCTTGCAGGGTGGCCTTAGCAGACTCCAGCGGCTTGATGTCGCGGATGATCCATTGGCGCTCTACGCGATCCGCAAACCAAACAAGGGTTGGCTCTGCCCGTTGCGTGGTCACGTTGATTTCAGGGGCCGGGATCTTCACTAGAGGCACGACCGCTGGAGGCACCCAGACCGAAAGCTGTGGGATCCGCAGCGGCTCCAGATCTGGCACCCCTTTTTCGTCCACGGGCAGAGTCACCAGCTCCTGGGTATCCAGACGGCCAAAGGTGCGCATCTCAGCGCCCAGGGCGGCGATGGCAAACAACAAAAAGAAGAAGAGTGTTTTCATGAATCAATAAGTCATTTCTACCCATTCAATGCGGGCCAGGGTGCGAGAACTGATGCTGTCCAAATTCGTTGTCCGAATCACGAGAGAGTCCGTGTCATCATCGGCCAGGATCTCCAGATCCGTGGCGCTGTCGGCTTCGTAATCGGTGCCGATGGTTTCGGAACTCAGCAGAGAGGTTGTGCCCGTCGCATTCCTAATGATTGCCTTGCGGACAAAGTAGCTGGCCGTGCCATCACTGGCCGTGGTGACAACAAAGATCATCAGGCCCATCACTTTGCCACTAGGGACCGTGAAGCGCGTGATGGATCCATCGACCAAGAGATTAGTCGGGGTGTTGCCGACTGTTGTCGCCCGGGCGAGAGAGCTGCCGCGCTGGGCATCGCCCTGGGTGCTGAAAGCCCCGTTTGACCAGGCATCCATTCCGTAACGATCTGCCAGCGCATTGTAACCACCGGCGCGGCTGTAGCTGCCCGAGGCCGTGACAGCTTGGCCACCTCCGATGAATGAGGATGCGCCAGAGGCCACGCACCCCACGCCCCCAAACACGGCCGCATAGTTGGCACTGGCTGTGGCCTGATAACCGGCGGCCATGGATCCGCTGCCTCCCGTAGAGGCCGCGAGGTATCCACCCGCCAGGCCATACTGAGAAGTCACCTTGTTGTATCGGCCCCACAGCAGCCCCGAAGAAACACCGCTGGCAATGTCG is drawn from Prosthecobacter algae and contains these coding sequences:
- the pyrH gene encoding UMP kinase, whose translation is MTGQINTYMGDHTGNRKFRRVLLKLSGEALREPGSTDNISPPIVEDIAAQIKAAHQTGLEIALVVGGGNFWRGVSASNKGMERATADYMGMLATVMNSLAVQSMLEAMDVPTRVQSAIEMKNVAEPFIRRVAMRHLELGRVVIFAAGTGNPFFSTDTTAALRASEIGADCVFKATKVDGIYCSDPNKNPDAVRYDNISFHECLTKQLKVMDATAFSLCMENNMPIIVFSMNEQDNIRRALIGEPMGTLVNANGKV
- a CDS encoding YkgJ family cysteine cluster protein, whose translation is MSTQPFLDKSKPYYQCQRCGNCCRWPGDVNVTSEEATAIAAYIGMDEAEFIRDCTRLNANRTGLSIIDKPNGECLFLDGLNTCRIQKVKPLQCSGFPNVWSFPGWREKCEAIEVSV